Proteins from a genomic interval of Verrucomicrobium sp.:
- a CDS encoding DUF309 domain-containing protein, translating into MSKSDRVAELLAACGEADPGHDPHYSGYFACFNQQLYYEAHDVLEALWLPRRRQPDGDFYKGLIQLAGAFVHLKKGRLKPAGNLFALAEANLRRYPAVHHDFALGDALELCARYRARLAVSDFRENPWTPETAPRLSLSGG; encoded by the coding sequence TTGAGCAAGTCGGACCGAGTCGCCGAGCTGCTCGCCGCATGCGGGGAGGCCGATCCCGGCCACGACCCGCATTACTCCGGCTATTTCGCCTGCTTCAACCAGCAGCTTTATTACGAGGCCCACGACGTCCTGGAAGCCCTCTGGCTCCCCCGCCGCCGCCAGCCGGACGGGGACTTCTACAAGGGGCTGATCCAGCTGGCCGGGGCCTTCGTCCATCTGAAGAAGGGGCGGCTCAAGCCGGCGGGCAACCTCTTCGCCCTGGCCGAGGCGAACCTGCGGCGGTACCCGGCGGTGCACCACGACTTCGCGCTGGGCGATGCGCTGGAACTCTGCGCGCGGTACCGGGCGCGATTGGCCGTTTCCGATTTCCGGGAGAACCCGTGGACGCCGGAGACGGCGCCGCGGCTCTCCCTTTCGGGCGGCTGA
- a CDS encoding glutaredoxin family protein: MPTLYVKTGCPWCTEAEEVLNRHHISYDRVDVLRDRQAFKRMQEISGQTKAPTLEWEDHLLADFGGEELEAFLKENKLA; encoded by the coding sequence ATGCCCACTTTGTACGTGAAGACCGGCTGCCCCTGGTGCACCGAGGCGGAGGAAGTCCTGAACCGCCACCATATTTCCTATGACCGGGTCGACGTCCTCCGGGACCGCCAGGCCTTCAAGCGGATGCAGGAAATTTCCGGCCAGACGAAAGCCCCCACCCTGGAATGGGAGGACCACCTCCTGGCCGACTTCGGCGGGGAGGAGCTGGAGGCCTTCCTCAAGGAGAACAAGCTGGCTTGA
- a CDS encoding ATP-dependent 6-phosphofructokinase, producing the protein MKRFAVLTSGGDSPGMNPAIASVTRTGLNFGLEVVGIQNGYQGIFDEQFVPLDALKVSGKNRDPGTFLQTSRCLEFREEAGQRRAVEVLRRQGIEGLIVIGGDGSLTGAQKLHQLGFPVVGLPGTIDNDIYGTDMGIGVDTALNTIIHLVDMIRATAASHRRCFIVEVMGRDSGYLALMTTISTGSQIAVIPEYKLNAPRILEKLARRFEHNHNNSVIIVAEGVCSGEELMKRLHDAGPIRQEMRLTVLGHVQRGGVPTHFDRLLGSRMGERAVLALTEGQSGVMVAQAQGQMQLRALSDILGKKKPLPADAIRVARNLGTEFGDPFDEA; encoded by the coding sequence ATGAAGCGCTTTGCCGTCCTTACCTCCGGCGGCGACTCGCCGGGAATGAACCCGGCCATCGCCTCCGTCACCCGCACCGGCCTGAACTTCGGCTTGGAAGTCGTGGGCATCCAGAATGGATACCAGGGCATCTTTGACGAGCAGTTCGTCCCCCTCGACGCCCTGAAGGTCAGCGGGAAAAACCGCGATCCCGGAACCTTCCTGCAAACCAGCCGCTGCCTGGAATTCCGCGAGGAAGCGGGCCAGCGCCGCGCCGTGGAGGTGCTCCGCCGCCAGGGGATCGAGGGGCTCATCGTCATCGGCGGGGACGGCTCCCTGACCGGCGCGCAGAAGCTCCACCAGCTCGGCTTCCCCGTCGTCGGCCTTCCCGGCACGATCGACAACGACATCTACGGGACCGACATGGGCATCGGCGTCGACACGGCGCTGAACACCATCATCCACCTCGTCGACATGATCCGCGCCACGGCGGCCAGCCACCGGCGCTGCTTCATCGTGGAGGTCATGGGCCGCGACAGCGGCTACCTGGCCCTCATGACGACGATCTCCACCGGCTCCCAGATCGCCGTCATCCCGGAGTACAAGCTCAACGCCCCGCGCATCCTGGAAAAGCTGGCCCGCCGCTTCGAGCACAACCACAACAACAGCGTCATCATCGTGGCGGAAGGCGTCTGCAGCGGGGAGGAGCTGATGAAGCGCCTGCACGACGCAGGCCCCATTCGTCAGGAAATGCGTTTGACTGTCCTGGGCCACGTCCAGCGCGGCGGCGTGCCCACCCACTTCGACCGCCTGCTGGGCAGCCGGATGGGGGAACGCGCCGTCCTGGCCCTCACGGAAGGACAGAGCGGCGTGATGGTCGCCCAGGCCCAGGGGCAGATGCAGCTGCGCGCCCTCTCCGACATCCTGGGAAAGAAAAAACCCCTGCCCGCCGACGCGATCCGCGTGGCGCGCAACCTGGGCACCGAGTTCGGCGACCCGTTCGACGAGGCGTAG
- a CDS encoding 5-formyltetrahydrofolate cyclo-ligase — protein MSAKAVQRAELAERLRALSLPERDGGSAAIAARLRALPAWQAAIARGEGLALFLPFGAEPDCGPPPGPAAYPRLAEGGIELALVENPADPAAWEWTRTAQGHRFRQPAAAAPRVAPETVTLIAVPGVGFDRRLRRLGRGGGWYDRLLAGLPPGALKAGLFFSCQELAEIAAAGHDVPLDLVLTEHETIEIT, from the coding sequence TTGAGCGCCAAAGCCGTCCAGCGGGCCGAACTGGCGGAGCGCCTCCGCGCCCTCTCCCTGCCGGAGCGGGACGGCGGCTCGGCCGCCATCGCCGCCCGCCTCCGCGCCCTGCCCGCCTGGCAGGCGGCGATCGCGCGGGGGGAGGGGCTGGCCCTCTTCCTCCCCTTCGGCGCGGAGCCGGACTGCGGGCCGCCGCCCGGGCCCGCCGCCTACCCGCGCCTTGCGGAAGGCGGCATAGAACTGGCCCTGGTGGAAAACCCCGCCGACCCCGCCGCCTGGGAGTGGACCCGCACGGCGCAGGGCCACCGCTTCCGCCAGCCCGCGGCCGCCGCGCCGCGCGTCGCGCCGGAAACCGTCACCCTCATCGCCGTCCCCGGCGTCGGCTTCGACCGGCGGCTGCGCCGCCTGGGCCGCGGCGGCGGCTGGTACGACCGGCTTCTGGCCGGTCTGCCTCCGGGCGCCCTGAAGGCGGGCCTTTTCTTCTCCTGCCAGGAACTTGCGGAAATCGCCGCCGCCGGGCATGATGTCCCCTTGGACCTCGTCCTGACCGAACACGAAACGATCGAAATAACGTAA